In Oncorhynchus gorbuscha isolate QuinsamMale2020 ecotype Even-year linkage group LG08, OgorEven_v1.0, whole genome shotgun sequence, one genomic interval encodes:
- the LOC124041877 gene encoding centromere protein L-like isoform X2, which translates to MFKIHFRFFSSHGGTEQVQNDIVNTPLNNVLAQRRSKSYRRSMRSCVEANYLGYTSGHLTALRIPRSRRTPKSRDITKQVDPDQVALLVTKEWELSYVTPLYQFRHTQLKSYSKHLSSFIVSEKQQGLAIEVGQELGFKVNFSVVLGLAETDEDAETVFIQILSRQAFAAKDDAQKVVWSGWLTCVNGDLEYLRSLPSEFVSLPLLCTRGPGSLTVLVKSWFEKTFDCCFGPLGINSANLQWLAALWIGCHPTINIQYLKLVWTLPTLPPMDVKYTIHPQDAWELWDSVRQDDTTDVSIEEVTRFIKGLQSHFFRHFRIELSAGSLMQVSTALGSSHHSGKIKIASPTYITTILQLLTECALLKMPI; encoded by the exons ATGTTCAAAATCCACTTCCGTTTTTTTTCCAGTCATGGAGGAACGGAGCAGGTACAGAACGA CATTGTAAATACCCCACTCAACAATGTCTTGGCACAACGAAGGAGCAAGAGTTACAGGCGATCCATGCGAAGCTGCGTTGAAGCAAATTATCTGGGATACACATCAGGCCATCTGACAGCTCTAAGAATACCAAGAAGTAGAAGAACTCCAAAATCACGTGATATCACA AAACAGGTTGACCCAGACCAAGTGGCACTCCTGGTGACGAAAGAATGGGAGCTGTCGTACGTCACACCATTGTACCAGTTCAGACACACTCAGTTGAAATCCTATTCAAAGCATCTATCATCTTTCATTGTATCAGAGAAGCAACAGGGCCTAGCGATTGAAGTTGGCCAGGAATTGGGCTTCAAGGTCAATTTCTCGGTGGTCCTTGGGTTGGCAGAGACGGATGAAGATGCTGAGACTGTTTTCATACAG ATTCTCTCCAGACAAGCGTTTGCTGCAAAAGATGATGCTCAGAAGGTTGTGTGGAGTGGCTGGCTGACCTGCGTCAACGGTGACTTAGAGTATCTCCGATCGCTACCATCAGAATTTGTCAGTTTGCCTTTGCTCTGTACCAGAGGACCAGGGTCTCTCACAGTTTTGGTCAAATCCTGGTTTGAAAAGACATTTGACTGTTGCTTTGGCCCTCTTGGTATCAACTCTGCCAACCTCCAGTGGCTCGCAGCTCTGTGGATTGGGTGCCACCCCACCATCAACATCCAATACCTGAAACTGGTTTGGACCCTTCCAACACTACCCCCTATGGATGTTAAGTACACCATCCACCCACAAGATGCCTGGGAGCTTTGGGACAGTGTGCGGCAGGATGACACAACAGATGTCAGCATCGAGGAGGTCACCAGATTCATCAAAGGGCTGCAGTCACACTTCTTCAGGCACTTCAGGATAGAATTGTCCGCTGGGTCACTGATGCAGGTCTCCACGGCTTTGGGTTCTTCTCACCATAGTGGAAAAATCAAG ATTGCAAGCCCTACCTACATCACCACCATCCTGCAGCTGCTGACAGAATGTGCCCTCCTGAAGATGCCCATCTAA
- the dars2 gene encoding aspartate--tRNA ligase, mitochondrial, producing the protein MANKSRALAQRMLLICRQETRAYSLWRRTTIPIAHLIKPSIMHFKFSLNVNKHSTCTTGSSSLSFRSHTCGELRPADVGEEVTLCGWVQYLRQDLFVIMRDFSGLAQILIPQDEDKINLKTALCDLPPESVIRVKGTVRLRPDGQENKEMPTGEIEVLAESVEILNICRKLPFEIKDFVKKSESLRMQYRYLDLRSSQMQYNLRLRSQLVMKMREYLCNVHGFVDVETPTLFKRTPGGAKEFVVPSREPGRFYSLPQSPQQFKQLLMVAGIDRYFQLARCYRDEGSKPDRQPEFTQVDIEMSFVDQAGIRGLIEGLVQYSWPVEKDPVSTPFPCITYEKAMKDYGVDKPDTRFAMKLMDISKTFHNTEIEFLKDALNQPGGCIQAICIPDGAKHLKGKDHESLKQTARTQFGQEVSVVLVKADGALKSPLNRLMPASAKQQLLQMAQARPGDLLLISAGMQECVRPLLGKLRLQCAELLEGSGVAVRDPSAFHFLWVVDFPLFLPKEEDPDQLESAHHPFTAPLPEDAHLLYSLPHKVRGQHYDLVLNGCEIGGGSIRIHKASDQQHVLETILKEDPSLLSHLLEALDSGAPPHGGIALGLDRFLSIIVGAPSIRDVIAFPKSFRGHDLMSRAPDFVSEDELKSYHIAVNWPAGDEGNQEK; encoded by the exons ATGGCCAATAAAAGCAGAGCATTGGCGCAGAGGATGCTTCTCATCTGTAGACAGGAGACCAGGGCATATTCACTATGGCGAAGGACAACAATTCCGATTGCACATCTGATCAAACCCAGCATTATGCATTTCAAGTTTTCTCTCAATGTCAACAAACACTCAACGTGCACAACAG GTTCTAGCAGCTTGTCCTTTCGGAGTCACACTTGTGGGGAGCTACGGCCTGCTGATGTAGGAGAGGAAGTCACTCTGTGTGGCTGGGTTCAATACCTGAG ACAGGATTTATTTGTTATCATGAGAGATTTCAGTGGCTTGGCACAAATTCTTATCCCTCAAGATGAG GACAAAATTAATCTGAAAACAGCCTTGTGTGACTTACCACCTGAATCAGTGATCAGGGTGAAAGGCACGGTCAGGCTTCGACCAGATGGACAAGAGAACAAG GAGATGCCCACCGGAGAGATCGAGGTTCTTGCAGAGAGTGTGGAGATTCTAAATATCTGCCGTAAGCTTCCGTTTGAAATCAAAGATTTTGTGAAA AAATCTGAATCCCTTCGGATGCAGTATCGCTATCTGGACCTTCGTTCGTCACAAATGCAGTATAACCTGAGGCTGAGGTCCCAGCTAGTGATGAAGATGAGAGAGTACCTGTGCAATGTGCATG GGTTTGTGGATGTTGAAACTCCCACCTTATTTAAGAGGACTCCAGGG GGTGCAAAGGAGTTTGTGGTGCCCTCAAGAGAACCTGGTCGATTTTACTCCCTGCCTCAGAGTCCTCAGCAGTTTAAACAGCTTCTCATGGTGGCTGGCATTGACAG GTACTTTCAACTTGCCCGGTGCTACAGAGATGAGGGTTCCAAACCAGACAGACAACCAGAATTTACCCAG GTGGACATTGAGATGTCCTTTGTGGATCAAGCTGGAATCCGAGGTCTGATTGAGGGCTTGGTCCAGTACTCCTGGCCTGTGGAGAAAGATCCTGTCTCCACACCATTCCCCTGCATAACGTATGAAAAAGCAATGAAGGACTATGGAGTGGACAAGCCAGACACACGATTCGCCATGAAG CTCATGGACATCAGTAAAACATTCCACAACACAGAAATAGAGTTCCTTAAAGACGCCCTCAACCAACCAGGAGGATGTATCCAGGCAATCTGTATCCCGGATGGAGCA AAACATTTGAAGGGCAAAGATCACGAATCCCTGAAGCAAACTGCCAGGACCCAGTTCGGCCAG GAAGTGAGTGTAGTTTTGGTGAAGGCAGATGGTGCATTGAAGTCTCCCCTCAACAGACTCATGCCTGCCTCAGCTAAACAGCAGCTGCTCCAGATGGCCCAGGCCAGACCTGGGGACCTGCTGCTCATCTCTGCTGGGATGCAGGAATGTGTG CGCCCTTTGTTGGGCAAATTGAGGCTTCAATGTGCTGAACTCCTAGAGGGCTCCGGCGTGGCTGTTCGAGACCCCTCAGCGTTTCACTTTCTGTGGGTGGTAGACTTCCCACTGTTCCTGCCAAAAGAAGAGGACCCTGATCAGCTTGAGTCAGCCCACCATCCTTTCACTGCACCTCTCCCTGAGGATGCTCATCTCCTGTATTCACTGCCTCACAAG GTACGTGGCCAGCATTATGACCTGGTCCTGAATGGGTGTGAGATTGGAGGAGGATCCATTCGTATTCACAAGGCCTCTGATCAACAGCATGTGCTGGAGACGATCCTCAAG GAggatccatctctcctttctcaccTGTTAGAGGCACTGGACTCTGGGGCTCCCCCTCATGGTGGGATTGCATTGG GTTTGGACCGATTTCTGTCTATTATCGTCGGAGCCCCCAGCATCAGGGACGTGATTGCCTTCCCCAAATCATTCAGGGGCCATGACCTGATGAGTCGTGCTCCAGACTTCGTCTCTGAAGATGAGCTTAAATCCTACCACATCGCTGTCAACTGGCCAGCAGGAGACGAAGGGAACCAGGAGAAATAG
- the LOC124041877 gene encoding centromere protein L-like isoform X1, with amino-acid sequence MIRRIYLTSMLNDAVIDYCSLSRFQLHHGKARCSKSTSVFFPVMEERSSIVNTPLNNVLAQRRSKSYRRSMRSCVEANYLGYTSGHLTALRIPRSRRTPKSRDITKQVDPDQVALLVTKEWELSYVTPLYQFRHTQLKSYSKHLSSFIVSEKQQGLAIEVGQELGFKVNFSVVLGLAETDEDAETVFIQILSRQAFAAKDDAQKVVWSGWLTCVNGDLEYLRSLPSEFVSLPLLCTRGPGSLTVLVKSWFEKTFDCCFGPLGINSANLQWLAALWIGCHPTINIQYLKLVWTLPTLPPMDVKYTIHPQDAWELWDSVRQDDTTDVSIEEVTRFIKGLQSHFFRHFRIELSAGSLMQVSTALGSSHHSGKIKIASPTYITTILQLLTECALLKMPI; translated from the exons ATGATTCGACGCATATATTTGACGTCAATGTTGAATGATGCTGTAATCGATTACTGTTCCTTATCAAGATTCCAGTTGCATCACGGGAAAGCGCGATGTTCAAAATCCACTTCCGTTTTTTTTCCAGTCATGGAGGAACGGAGCAG CATTGTAAATACCCCACTCAACAATGTCTTGGCACAACGAAGGAGCAAGAGTTACAGGCGATCCATGCGAAGCTGCGTTGAAGCAAATTATCTGGGATACACATCAGGCCATCTGACAGCTCTAAGAATACCAAGAAGTAGAAGAACTCCAAAATCACGTGATATCACA AAACAGGTTGACCCAGACCAAGTGGCACTCCTGGTGACGAAAGAATGGGAGCTGTCGTACGTCACACCATTGTACCAGTTCAGACACACTCAGTTGAAATCCTATTCAAAGCATCTATCATCTTTCATTGTATCAGAGAAGCAACAGGGCCTAGCGATTGAAGTTGGCCAGGAATTGGGCTTCAAGGTCAATTTCTCGGTGGTCCTTGGGTTGGCAGAGACGGATGAAGATGCTGAGACTGTTTTCATACAG ATTCTCTCCAGACAAGCGTTTGCTGCAAAAGATGATGCTCAGAAGGTTGTGTGGAGTGGCTGGCTGACCTGCGTCAACGGTGACTTAGAGTATCTCCGATCGCTACCATCAGAATTTGTCAGTTTGCCTTTGCTCTGTACCAGAGGACCAGGGTCTCTCACAGTTTTGGTCAAATCCTGGTTTGAAAAGACATTTGACTGTTGCTTTGGCCCTCTTGGTATCAACTCTGCCAACCTCCAGTGGCTCGCAGCTCTGTGGATTGGGTGCCACCCCACCATCAACATCCAATACCTGAAACTGGTTTGGACCCTTCCAACACTACCCCCTATGGATGTTAAGTACACCATCCACCCACAAGATGCCTGGGAGCTTTGGGACAGTGTGCGGCAGGATGACACAACAGATGTCAGCATCGAGGAGGTCACCAGATTCATCAAAGGGCTGCAGTCACACTTCTTCAGGCACTTCAGGATAGAATTGTCCGCTGGGTCACTGATGCAGGTCTCCACGGCTTTGGGTTCTTCTCACCATAGTGGAAAAATCAAG ATTGCAAGCCCTACCTACATCACCACCATCCTGCAGCTGCTGACAGAATGTGCCCTCCTGAAGATGCCCATCTAA
- the ankrd45 gene encoding ankyrin repeat domain-containing protein 45 — translation MQSIEENTVFHYALTGDIEGLQKHLENDCLSGNEEPPEDLFWEKDEMGRNALFIACMLGRSTTVRELLKHGAHVNECTARGYSPLHCAALWGQLETVKTLVELGADMQAKNFRMERAMEVASRYSKMDCAQYLTWAEAKQDLQSYITHVRDTIADPEKVQGKLNKEDKIICTNTCSVKSDWIQNAKNPSIQDFIEQRRHLEDIIIPILSKLTTQPEVTAKASKN, via the exons ATGCAGTCAATTGAAGAAAATACTGTATTTCACTATGCTTTGACTGGAGACATCGAAGGTCTACAAAAACATTTGGAAAATGATTGCCTTTCTGGCAATGAAGAGCCACCAGAGGATTTGTTCTGGGAAAAGGATGAAATGGGTAGAAATGCACTTTTCATCGCATGTATGCTGGGAAGAAGCACCACCGTGCGGGAACTTTTGAAGCATGGAGCTCATGTTAACGAGTGTACTGCAAGAG GTTATTCCCCACTGCATTGTGCAGCCCTCTGGGGCCAGCTTGAGACAGTGAAAACTTTGGTGGAACTTGGTGCCGACATGCAGGCGAAGAACTTCCGCATGGAGAGAGCCATGGAAGTTGCCTCccgttattctaaaatggattgtgCACAATATCTTACTTGGGCAG AGGCTAAGCAGGACTTGCAGTCCTACATAACACATGTGAGAGACACCATTGCTGACCCAGAGAAGGTTCAAGGGAAACTCAACAAGGAGGATAAG ATCATATGTACAAACACCTGCTCAGTAAAGTCGGATTGGATCCAGAATGCCAAGAACCCATCTATCCAAGACTTCATTGAGCAGAGGAGACATCTTGAGGACATTATTATCCCCATTCTGTCCAAGCTCACGACTCAAC CTGAAGTCACAGCTAAAGCAAGCAAAAACTGA
- the LOC124041876 gene encoding kelch-like protein 20: MDGKPMRRGTSARPDNTGMDITARCTLGDPNKLPEGVPQPARMPYVSDKHPRQTLEVINLLRKHRELCDVVLVVGAKKIYAHRVILSACSPYFRAMFTGELAESRQTEVVIRDIDERAMELLIDFAYTSQVTVEEGNVQTLLPAACLLQLAEIQEACCEFLKRQLDPSNCLGIRAFADTHSCRELLRIADKFTQHNFQEVMESEEFMLLPANQLIDIISSDELNVRSEEQVFNAVMAWVKYSIQERRPQLPQVLQHVRLPLLSPKFLVGTVGSDPLIKSDEECRDLVDEAKNYLLLPQERPLMQGPRTRPRKPIRCGEVLFAVGGWCSGDAISSVERYDPQTNEWRMVASMSKRRCGVGVSVLDDLLYAVGGHDGSSYLNSVERYDPKTNQWSSDVAPTSTCRTSVGVAVLGGYLYAVGGQDGVSCLNIVERYDPKENKWTRVASMSTRRLGVAVAVLGGFLYAVGGSDGTSPLNTVERYNPQENRWHTVSPMGTRRKHLGCAVYQDMIYSVGGRDDTTELSSAERYNPRTNQWSPVVAMTSRRSGVGLAVVNGQLMAVGGFDGTTYLKTIEVYDPDANTWRLYGGMNYRRLGGGVGVIKMTHCESHIW, encoded by the exons ATGGACGGAAAGCCAATGCGCAG GGGTACAAGTGCACGCCCAGACAATACCGGAATGGACATCACCGCACGCTGCACACTGGGTGACCCCAACAAGCTCCCGGAGGGTGTGCCCCAGCCGGCACGCATGCCCTATGTGTCGGACAAGCACCCTCGCCAGACGTTAGAGGTCATCAATCTGCTACGCAAGCACAGGGAACTGTGTGATGTCGTGTTGGTGGTTGGCGCCAAAAAGATATATGCCCACCGGGTGATCCTGTCGGCCTGCAGCCCTTACTTCAGGGCCATGTTCACAGGCGAGCTGGCTGAGAGTCGGCAGACTGAGGTTGTGATCCGGGACATTGACGAGCGGGCCATGGAGCTTCTCATTGACTTTGCCTACACTTCGCAGGTTACTGTAGAGGAGGGCAACGTGCAGACCCTGCTGCCCGCCGCTTGTCTGTTACAACTGGCCGAGATTCAGGAGGCTTGCTGCGAGTTTCTCAAGCGTCAGTTGGACCCCTCCAATTGCCTGGGTATCCGTGCATTTGCTGACACCCACTCCTGCCGCGAGCTGCTGAGAATAGCTGACAAGTTTACACAGCACAACTTTCAAGAG GTGATGGAGAGTGAGGAGTTCATGCTGCTTCCAGCCAACCAGCTGATAGACATTATTTCCAGCGATGAACTGAATGTGCGAAGTGAAGAGCAGGTTTTCAACGCAGTCATGGCCTGGGTCAAGTACAGCATTCAGGAGCGCCGGCCACAGCTGCCACAG GTCCTCCAGCATGTTCGTCTTCCTCTTCTGAGCCCTAAATTTCTGGTGGGAACGGTGGGATCAGACCCTCTCATCAAAAGTGATGAGGAGTGCAGAGACCTGGTTGATGAGGCAAAGAACTACCTCCTCTTGCCCCAAGAGCGACCTCTAATGCAAGGGCCAAGAACACGGCCCCGGAAGCCCATCCGGTGTGGAGAAGTGCTGTTTGCAG TTGGAGGGTGGTGCAGCGGGGATGCCATTTCCAGTGTGGAGCGATATGACCCACAGACCAACGAGTGGCGCATGGTGGCTTCCATGAGTAAGAGGCGCTGTGGAGTGGGGGTCagtgtccttgatgatcttctctATGCTGTCGGCGGCCATGACGGGTCCTCGTATCTCAACAGTGTGGAAAG GTATGACCCCAAGACCAATCAGTGGAGTAGTGATGTGGCTCCCACCAGCACGTGCAGGACCAGTGTGGGTGTGGCTGTCCTGGGAGGGTATCTGTACGCAGTAGGGGGCCAAGATGGAGTATCGTGTCTCAACATTGTTGAAAG ATATGACCCCAAGGAGAACAAATGGACACGCGTGGCCTCGATGAGCACCAGGCGCCTGGGTGTAGCTGTGGCTGTACTGGGGGGCTTCCTCTATGCAGTGGGAGGCTCTGATGGCACGTCCCCTCTCAATACAG TGGAGAGGTACAATCCGCAAGAGAACCGCTGGCACACCGTCTCTCCCATGGGCACCAGGAGGAAACACCTAGGCTGTGCAGTGTACCAGGACATGATCTACTCTGTAGGCGGTCGTGACGACACCACCGAGCTGAGCAGTGCCGAGCGCTACAACCCCAGGACCAACCAGTGGTCACCTGTTGTAGCCATGACTTCAAGACGTAGTGGG GTTGGACTAGCGGTGGTAAATGGTCAGTTAATGGCTGTGGGCGGCTTTGATGGGACAACATATCTTAAAACAATAGAGGTCTATGATCCTGACGCTAACACATGGAG ACTCTACGGTGGAATGAACTACAGGCGACTTGGAGGAGGGGTTGGTGTTATCAAAATGACTCACTGTGAATCCCACATATGGTAA